One stretch of Methyloversatilis sp. RAC08 DNA includes these proteins:
- a CDS encoding FAD:protein FMN transferase — translation MRQRASAVLALLWLCGLLAGCARDPVERQESFVFGTRVEVVVYGVDRAQARDALGEVLREFDRLHRLLHAWQPSELTRINAAIAAGEPADIDDEMAQLLADVKTTALRGEDLFNPAAGALIGAWGFHADEFLPRRPDAATLAALIAARPRMADVDIDAGPAGGHRLGSRNGAVQFDLGGYAKGYALDRAAALLRARGVRNALINIGGNVLALGAKGDQPWRVGIQHPRKSEALASVELRDGEAIGTSGDYQRYFELDGERLCHLIDPRDGQPVRHTQSLTVLIPAAPDAGARSDADSKPLFIAGRDAWQALAARMGVSHALRVDQDGSVVATSDMQARLR, via the coding sequence GTGCGGCAACGCGCTAGCGCCGTCCTCGCGCTGCTGTGGCTGTGCGGGCTGCTCGCGGGCTGCGCGCGCGATCCGGTCGAGCGGCAGGAATCCTTCGTGTTCGGTACCCGGGTCGAAGTCGTCGTCTACGGCGTCGATCGCGCGCAGGCGCGTGACGCGCTGGGTGAGGTGCTGCGCGAATTCGACCGCCTGCACCGCCTGCTGCACGCCTGGCAGCCGTCGGAGCTGACACGCATCAACGCGGCCATCGCCGCCGGCGAGCCGGCCGACATCGATGACGAGATGGCGCAGTTGCTGGCTGATGTAAAGACCACGGCGCTGCGCGGCGAAGACCTGTTCAATCCGGCCGCCGGCGCGCTGATCGGTGCCTGGGGTTTCCATGCCGACGAATTCCTGCCGCGGCGGCCCGATGCGGCGACGCTGGCGGCGTTGATCGCGGCGCGGCCGCGCATGGCCGATGTCGATATCGACGCCGGGCCGGCCGGCGGTCATCGTCTGGGCAGCCGCAACGGCGCCGTGCAGTTCGACCTGGGCGGCTATGCCAAGGGCTACGCGCTCGACCGTGCGGCCGCCCTGCTGCGCGCGCGCGGCGTGCGCAACGCACTGATCAATATCGGCGGCAACGTGCTGGCGCTGGGCGCCAAGGGTGACCAGCCGTGGCGCGTCGGCATCCAGCACCCGCGCAAGTCCGAGGCACTTGCCAGCGTCGAGCTGCGCGACGGCGAAGCCATCGGCACATCGGGTGACTACCAGCGCTACTTCGAGCTCGATGGCGAGCGGCTGTGCCATCTGATCGATCCGCGCGACGGCCAGCCGGTGCGCCACACGCAGTCGCTGACCGTGCTGATTCCTGCTGCGCCCGATGCCGGTGCGCGCTCGGACGCCGACAGCAAGCCGCTGTTCATCGCCGGGCGCGACGCCTGGCAGGCGCTGGCCGCGCGCATGGGCGTCAGTCATGCGCTGCGCGTCGATCAGGATGGCAGCGTGGTCGCCACATCCGACATGCAGGCGCGGCTGCGCTGA
- the gshB gene encoding glutathione synthase, which produces MQFAFIVDPLDALKPVKDSSIAMMREAARRGHEIWTVQREALSLSGNELSASALRIDLAPGDHPWYSPADVETRALCDFDAVLMRQDPPFDFEYITATWMLERAVAGGARVFNHPRAVRDHSEKVSICEFPDLITPTLVTRDVAAINAFIDLHRDSILKPLDGMGGSRIFRVRADDPNRNVIIETLTADGTDTLMAQRFIPDIAQGDKRILLIDGEPVPFCLARIPKAGETRGNLAVGGRGVAQPLSEGDWRIARALGPVLAARGLLLVGLDVIGDRLTEINVTSPTCFVEITEQTGFDVAAMFVDALERAATR; this is translated from the coding sequence ATGCAATTCGCCTTCATCGTCGATCCGCTCGACGCGCTCAAGCCGGTAAAGGATTCCAGCATCGCCATGATGCGCGAGGCGGCGCGCCGTGGCCACGAAATCTGGACCGTGCAGCGCGAGGCGCTTAGCCTGTCCGGCAATGAACTGTCGGCGAGCGCGCTGCGCATTGACCTCGCGCCGGGCGACCACCCCTGGTACAGCCCGGCCGATGTCGAGACGCGCGCGCTGTGCGACTTCGACGCCGTGCTGATGCGCCAGGACCCGCCGTTCGACTTCGAATACATCACCGCCACCTGGATGCTCGAGCGCGCCGTGGCCGGTGGCGCGCGCGTGTTCAACCATCCGCGGGCGGTGCGCGACCACTCGGAAAAGGTGTCGATCTGCGAATTTCCCGACCTGATCACGCCGACGCTGGTCACGCGCGACGTGGCGGCGATCAATGCCTTCATCGACCTGCATCGCGACAGCATCCTGAAACCGCTCGACGGCATGGGCGGCTCGCGCATCTTCCGCGTGCGCGCCGATGACCCGAACCGCAACGTCATCATCGAAACGCTGACCGCTGACGGCACTGACACACTGATGGCGCAGCGCTTCATCCCGGACATTGCGCAAGGCGACAAGCGCATCCTGCTGATCGACGGCGAGCCGGTGCCGTTCTGCCTCGCGCGCATCCCGAAGGCCGGCGAGACGCGCGGCAATCTAGCGGTGGGCGGGCGCGGCGTGGCGCAGCCGCTGTCCGAAGGCGACTGGCGGATCGCCCGCGCGCTCGGCCCGGTGCTCGCCGCAAGGGGCCTGCTGCTGGTCGGGCTGGACGTGATCGGCGACCGCCTGACCGAGATCAACGTCACCAGTCCGACCTGCTTCGTGGAAATCACCGAACAGACCGGCTTCGATGTCGCCGCGATGTTCGTCGACGCGCTCGAACGTGCGGCAACGCGCTAG
- the gshA gene encoding glutamate--cysteine ligase, whose protein sequence is MVPHLTTALTGPLLALERCFLERQTDIEQWFRSQWLEHSPPFYASVDLRNAGFKLAPVDTNLFPGGFNNLNAAFLPLCVQATMTAIEKLCPEARNLLLVPENHTRNLFYLRNVARLAHILKLAGLHVRIGSVLPDITAPTTLDLGDGQSLLLEPLIRLPGGRRIGVEGFDPCAILLNNDLSAGVPALLQDVREQTIIPPLHAGWTTRRKSQHFEAYSEVSRSFASVMDIDPWLIDPMFDVCHDINFHERSGEECLATRVGALLARIRDKYAQHGIDHDPFVIVKADAGTYGMGIMTVRDPSEIVGLNRKQRNKMAVIKEGMEVSSVLIQEGVPTFETVDGGVAEPVVYMMDRYVVGGFYRVHAERGRDENLNAPGMHFKPLAFESCCTMPDPGCEPDAPPNRFYAYGVVARLALLAASIELDRGLPEDGQHEAVEAELRG, encoded by the coding sequence ATGGTGCCTCATCTGACCACCGCGCTCACCGGCCCGCTGCTCGCGCTGGAGCGCTGTTTCCTGGAACGCCAGACCGACATCGAACAGTGGTTCCGCTCTCAGTGGCTGGAGCACTCGCCGCCCTTCTATGCCTCGGTCGACCTGCGCAATGCCGGCTTCAAGCTGGCACCGGTCGACACCAATCTGTTTCCCGGCGGTTTCAACAACCTCAACGCCGCGTTTCTGCCGCTGTGCGTGCAGGCGACGATGACGGCGATAGAAAAGTTGTGTCCGGAAGCGCGCAACCTGCTGCTGGTGCCCGAAAACCACACGCGCAACCTGTTCTACCTGCGCAACGTGGCGCGGCTTGCGCACATCCTCAAGCTGGCCGGGCTGCACGTGCGCATCGGCAGCGTGCTGCCGGACATCACGGCGCCGACCACGCTGGACCTGGGCGATGGTCAGAGCCTGCTGCTCGAACCGCTGATCCGCCTGCCGGGCGGGCGGCGCATAGGCGTCGAAGGTTTCGATCCGTGCGCCATCCTGCTCAACAACGACCTGTCGGCCGGCGTGCCGGCGCTGCTGCAGGACGTGCGCGAACAGACCATCATTCCGCCGCTGCACGCCGGCTGGACGACGCGTCGCAAATCGCAGCACTTCGAAGCCTACAGCGAGGTGTCGCGCAGCTTTGCGTCGGTCATGGACATCGACCCCTGGCTCATCGATCCGATGTTCGATGTCTGTCACGACATCAACTTCCACGAGCGCAGCGGAGAAGAGTGCCTGGCGACGCGGGTCGGCGCGCTGCTGGCGCGCATCCGCGACAAGTACGCCCAGCACGGCATCGACCACGATCCCTTCGTCATCGTGAAGGCGGATGCCGGCACCTACGGCATGGGCATCATGACGGTGCGCGACCCGTCCGAAATCGTCGGCCTGAACCGCAAGCAGCGCAACAAGATGGCCGTCATCAAGGAAGGCATGGAAGTCAGTTCGGTACTGATCCAGGAGGGCGTACCCACCTTCGAGACGGTCGATGGCGGTGTCGCCGAACCGGTGGTGTACATGATGGACCGCTACGTCGTCGGCGGCTTCTATCGTGTACACGCCGAGCGCGGCCGCGACGAGAACCTGAACGCGCCCGGCATGCACTTCAAGCCGCTGGCGTTCGAATCCTGCTGCACGATGCCCGATCCGGGCTGCGAGCCGGATGCGCCGCCCAACCGGTTCTATGCGTATGGGGTGGTGGCGCGCCTTGCGCTGCTGGCAGCCAGCATCGAACTCGACCGTGGCCTGCCGGAAGACGGCCAGCATGAAGCCGTCGAAGCGGAACTGCGCGGCTGA
- a CDS encoding ABC-F family ATPase, whose protein sequence is MLSASNITMQFGAKPLFDNVSIKFGGGFRYGLIGANGAGKSTFMKILAGVLEPTAGNVVLDPHERMAFLRQDQFAFEDLRVIDVVMMGHAEMWACMQEKDALYANPDATEEDYMRAAELEGEFAEYDGYTAEARAGELLLGVGIPTEQHTGPMREVAPGWKLRVLLCQALFANPDVLLLDEPTNNLDINTIRWLEHVLNERNSTMIIISHDRHFLNQVCTHMADLDYATIRVYPGTWDDYIEASTQARERVAAANAKAKERVADLQSFVRRFSANASKSKQATSRLKMIDKIKIEEFKPSSRQYPWIRFEYDPKEKLHRQAVELENVVFGYDGGPQILKGFTATFDGGDRVAIIGENGVGKTTLLKLLVGELAPQHGAIKWAEKARLGYFAQDHSADFDSDLNLTDWISGYVREGGYEGDDAITLIRGTLGRLLFGGEDVKKKVRVLSGGEQGRMMFGRLMLQRKNVLLLDEPTNHMDMESIESLNAGLDAFEGTLFFVSHDRAFVSTLATRVLEMRADGQITDYRGGYEEYLASQGIED, encoded by the coding sequence ATGCTGTCCGCTTCCAACATCACCATGCAGTTCGGTGCCAAGCCGCTGTTCGACAATGTCAGCATCAAGTTCGGCGGCGGCTTCCGCTACGGCCTGATCGGTGCCAATGGCGCCGGCAAGTCGACCTTCATGAAGATCCTCGCCGGCGTGCTCGAACCGACCGCCGGCAACGTCGTGCTCGATCCGCACGAGCGCATGGCCTTCCTGCGTCAGGACCAGTTCGCCTTCGAAGACCTGCGGGTGATCGACGTGGTCATGATGGGTCATGCGGAAATGTGGGCCTGCATGCAGGAAAAGGACGCCCTCTACGCGAACCCGGACGCGACCGAAGAGGATTACATGCGCGCCGCCGAACTCGAAGGCGAATTCGCGGAATACGACGGCTACACCGCCGAGGCGCGCGCCGGCGAGCTGCTGCTCGGTGTCGGCATTCCGACGGAACAGCACACCGGACCGATGCGCGAGGTCGCGCCCGGCTGGAAGCTGCGCGTGCTGCTTTGCCAGGCGCTGTTCGCCAACCCGGACGTGCTGCTGCTCGACGAGCCGACCAACAACCTCGACATCAACACCATCCGCTGGCTCGAACACGTGCTGAACGAACGCAACAGCACGATGATCATCATCAGCCACGACCGTCACTTCCTGAACCAGGTGTGCACCCACATGGCCGATCTGGACTACGCGACCATCCGCGTCTATCCGGGCACCTGGGACGACTACATCGAGGCATCGACGCAGGCGCGCGAACGGGTTGCCGCGGCGAACGCCAAGGCGAAGGAGCGCGTGGCAGACCTGCAGAGCTTCGTGCGCCGTTTCTCGGCCAATGCGTCCAAATCCAAGCAGGCCACGTCGCGCCTGAAGATGATCGACAAGATCAAGATCGAGGAATTCAAGCCGAGTTCGCGCCAGTATCCGTGGATACGCTTCGAGTACGACCCGAAGGAAAAGCTGCACCGCCAGGCGGTCGAACTGGAAAACGTGGTGTTCGGCTACGACGGCGGCCCGCAGATCCTGAAAGGCTTCACCGCCACCTTCGATGGCGGTGACCGCGTGGCCATCATCGGCGAGAACGGTGTCGGCAAGACCACCCTCCTCAAGCTGCTGGTGGGTGAGCTGGCGCCGCAGCACGGTGCGATCAAATGGGCGGAGAAGGCCCGGCTGGGCTATTTCGCGCAGGACCATTCGGCCGACTTCGACAGCGACCTGAACCTGACCGACTGGATCAGCGGTTACGTGCGTGAGGGCGGCTACGAGGGCGACGACGCGATCACGCTGATCCGCGGCACGCTGGGCCGGCTGCTGTTCGGCGGCGAAGACGTGAAGAAGAAGGTGCGCGTGCTGTCCGGCGGCGAACAGGGCCGCATGATGTTCGGCCGGCTGATGCTGCAGCGGAAGAACGTGCTGCTGCTCGACGAGCCGACCAACCACATGGACATGGAATCGATCGAATCGCTGAATGCCGGTCTCGACGCGTTCGAAGGCACACTGTTCTTCGTGTCGCACGACCGCGCCTTCGTATCGACGCTGGCCACGCGCGTGCTGGAAATGCGCGCCGATGGACAGATCACCGATTACCGCGGCGGCTACGAGGAATACCTCGCCAGCCAGGGCATCGAAGATTGA
- a CDS encoding DUF3293 domain-containing protein has product MSSSCPICGDAPGHHWLWRDERLRIIDARDADHPAFLRVVWNAHVREMTDLVDADRQHLMEVVWQVERAVREIAQPDKINLGSLGNMVPHLHWHVIARWPDDAHFPGSVWSAKQREGAARPRIPAALWRATLLARLGLPTVAVTPELVTAYESTAYAADLPGGPATLRIGTPEPLLEHWLAEHGQTRWAVISAANPWSTRCEKDANHAAHTALRALLVQRGLPVCEAMNWPDDGVAGWTEPALLCAGISPEEALRIGAAFGQNAVLCGEAGNMARLMWCVRPRGD; this is encoded by the coding sequence ATGTCCAGCAGCTGCCCGATCTGCGGCGATGCGCCGGGCCACCACTGGCTGTGGCGTGATGAGCGGCTGCGCATCATCGATGCACGCGATGCCGACCATCCAGCCTTCCTGCGCGTGGTCTGGAATGCGCATGTGCGCGAAATGACCGATCTGGTCGACGCCGACCGCCAGCACCTGATGGAGGTCGTCTGGCAGGTCGAGCGCGCCGTGCGCGAGATCGCCCAACCGGACAAGATCAACCTCGGCAGCCTCGGCAACATGGTGCCGCACCTGCACTGGCACGTCATCGCCCGCTGGCCGGACGACGCGCATTTCCCGGGGTCGGTCTGGAGTGCGAAGCAGCGCGAAGGCGCGGCCCGCCCGCGCATACCCGCCGCGCTGTGGCGCGCCACGCTGCTGGCGCGGCTGGGGCTGCCGACGGTGGCGGTGACACCCGAGCTGGTCACGGCCTACGAAAGCACCGCCTATGCGGCCGACCTGCCCGGCGGTCCGGCCACGTTGCGCATCGGCACGCCTGAACCGCTGCTCGAGCACTGGCTGGCCGAACACGGACAGACCCGCTGGGCGGTCATTTCCGCCGCCAATCCGTGGTCGACGCGCTGCGAAAAAGATGCCAACCACGCCGCGCACACCGCCCTGCGCGCGCTGCTGGTGCAGCGCGGCCTGCCGGTGTGCGAAGCAATGAACTGGCCGGACGACGGCGTCGCCGGCTGGACCGAACCGGCGCTGCTGTGCGCTGGCATCAGTCCGGAGGAAGCCCTGCGTATAGGCGCCGCCTTCGGCCAGAACGCAGTGCTGTGCGGTGAAGCGGGCAACATGGCACGGCTGATGTGGTGCGTGCGCCCGAGGGGCGATTGA